The sequence GGTGACTGGTGCGGACCTCGCCGACACCGAATGATTGAAAACAGGGGCGCGTATCAGCTTGTCACGACTCAGTCGGGTAAAAAAGAAAAAACAAAAGGAGTGGTGCGCCTCTTGACAACCAGCCTTCTAATGGGTGACCCCCTTCCCGTTTTAGATCGCTCACCGACCTACAGCGCCGGCGCATAGAGATTGTCGGGGAGGCGGCGGAGGTAGTCGATCGCCTCGCTGAGCGGGATCACGTCGGCGTACTTCATGGCCATGTCGAACAGGTTGATCTTGTGCGATGCCTGGCCGCGGTCGAAGACGCACTCCTCGACGACCGAAACCTTGAGGTTGTAGGAAAAGGCGTCGATTACGCTCGCGCGCACGCAGCCGCTGGTGGTCGTGCTGGTCACCAGGACGCTGTCGGCGTGGATCGCGGTGAGCATGCTCATGAGCGGCGTGCCGAAAAAAGCGCTCGGCTTTTGCTTGCGCACGACGATGTCGCCCTTTTGCGGCGCGATCTCCTCGACGATGCGGTTGCCCTTCTCCCAGGTCGCGCTCATGTCTTCGGACGCCCGGCTGCTCTTGGCCTGCCAGCCCCCGAAAGCGACGCTGTTCAGCGGATCGTCGTGGCCAGTGGTATAGAAGGTCGGTACCCGCTTTTTCCTCGCCTCGGCGAGCAGCTCGCGGATTCGATGAACGCTTTCCCATCCTTCGGCCCCACAGCTGTTGCGAAAGCGCCGGATCGAGTCGAGGATGGGCTCCGGCTTGTCGCCGACGAAATTGTAGTTCACGTCGATGACCAGAATCGCGGGCCGCTGGCCGAAGCCGGCTTTCCTCCCGTAACCGGACAGGGCAAAAACCTCTTTATCGCGCGGCGTCAGAATATCGTCCCATATCGCCACGTCATCCCTCCTGTTTTGTTTTGCGAGGCCAGAACATACCATCTCCGCCGCCTTGTCAAGGCGCACGCAGGCCGGGGCAAGAGCGGGATTGACGGCTGGATCGAAAACCCCTATAAACCGGCTTCGTTTACGATCCTGGAAGAATTCGAGCATGCATCGGTTCTCGCTTCGGCTTGCGCTCCGCGCTTTCGTCCTTCTCGGTCTTGCCGGCTGCTCGGCGATCGCGACGTGGACCGACGGCGAGGTTCCCTTCGTTCCGACTCCGCCCCATGTCATCGACCGCATGCTGGAGCTGGCGCGTGTCGGGCCCGGCGACGTCGTCTACGACGTCGGCAGCGGCGACGGCGCCATCGTCATCCGGGCGGCGAAAAAATACGGCGTCCGGGCCGTGGGGATCGAGATCGATCCCGAGCTGGCGGAAAAAGCGCGCGCCAACGCCCGGCGCGAAAAGGTCGAGGATCTCGTGGAATTCCGCGTCGGGGACGCGCTCGAGGCCGATCTCTCGGGCGCGACGGTGGTCACGCTCTACATGCTCCCCGAGTTCAACGCCAGGCTGCGGCCCCGGCTCGAACGGCAGCTCAAGCCGGGAGCACGGGTGGTCTCGCACGACTACGAGATACAGGGCTGGGCGGCCGACAGGGTCGAGACGGTCAGCGGGACCTTCCTTCACGACCATACCCTGCTGCTCTTCGAGATCGGCTCGCCGGGAGAAAGCCCGCCGCGCTAGCCTGCGCCGGCGATTGCGGACCCGAAAGGCTGGCGGGGCCGATCCGCTTCCGGGGCCCGGTCAGGACGCGCCAAGTCCGTAGAGCCGGAGCGCGTTTTCCTCCAGCATCTTTTTCTTCGCGGAATCCGGAATGTCCGGGCGCCCGGCGAGCAGCCTGCCGGCGAAACGCTCGCGGTCCCCGTGGGGCATGTCGGAGCCGAAGACCACCTGCGTATCCCCGACCAGCTCGATCACCTGCGGCAACAGCGCGTCCTCGGCTTCCGCGGCGAAATAAAGATTGCCCTGCCGCAGATACTCGGTGGGCGAGAGCTTCGCTTTCGGGACGGTCTCCTTCAGAATCGCCGCCAGATAGCCTCCGGAGTGCCTGAAGCGGTGCTCCAGGCGCTCGGTCATGAAATGGATCCACTGGCTTCCGGCTTCCAGGAAGGCGACGCGGAGCGAGGGAAAACGATCGAGGATGCCGCCGCTGATCAGGGCCGAGTATCCCATCAGCACCGGAAAGAGGAAGGCGTTGACCGAAGAAGGATAGATGTGGGTGAAAAGATTGCTGAGCGGCGGGCAGGCCCAGCCGACGTGCACGGCGAGCGCGAGGTCGGCGGCCGCGACCGCCTCGTAAAACGGCAGCAATCCGGGATCGTCGAGCATCCGCTCTCCCGCGGTCCCGAGCACCATGACCGCTGCGGCTCCGAGCTCCTTTGCCCGCGCGGTTTCGCGCGCGGCGGCGTGGGCGTCGTCGAGGTTCACGACGGCGGCCCACTTGAGCCGGTCGTGGCGGCCGAGGCGGTCCCCGAGAAAGCGGTTGTAGGCGCTGCAGAGCGCGTTCATCAGGCCAACGTTCCGGGTGAGCGGGTACGCCAGGAAGAGCGTCGGGTAGATCACCTGGACCGAAATCCCCTCCTCGTCCATCGCGCGCAGCCGCTCGCCCACGTCGCTGAGCTCCATGCTCGCGAGCGTGTCGGCTTTCTTGCGCGCGTGCGGCGAGGGTTTCCCCTCGAAGCTCGCCGGCGTGCCGAGGTTGTGGCAGCCCGGGCCCAGACGCCTGGGGAAGAGCTGCTCCTCGAGCATCCAGTAGATCATTCCGTCGACGTTGATCACCTTGGGGCGCCGGTCACGGAACGCCGGGTCGAGGTAGTCGTCGCTGAAGGTCGCCGGGCTTTCCTCGAGATGGCCGTCGGCGTCGATGAATCGCATAAATCACCCTTCCGGAAGTTTTCGTTGGGCCGGCCCGCGGCTCAGCCTTCGCTCCCTTCCGCAAGCTCGGCGAGAAGCTCCAGCGCCTCCGCGCAGCCGGGGAGCGTGAAGCGGGCCAGCGTGCGCGAGGAGCCGATACGAAACGTGTAGGCTCCCTCGGGCAGGGCCGCGAACATGTCCTCGTCGGTGACGTCGTCGCCGATCGCCAGGACGAAGTCGTAAGCTTTTTTCGCCAGCCAGTGGGCCAGGGCGGTTCCCTTGTGGACGCCGGTGTTTCGGATCTCGATCACCTTGCGGCCGCGCAGCACCTGCACATCGATGTTGGCCGTGAACGCCAGGAGATAATCGGCGAGCTCCCGCGCCACCGCGGTGCCCTGCTCCGGGTCGGCGTTTCGGTAATGCCACGCCAGCGAGTACTCTTTTTCTTCCACCATCGCGCCGGGCACGCGGTCGGCGTACATCTGCAGCGTCGGGATGATCCTCGCCTTCCACTCGGCGTCGAGCTGCTTGATCATGGTCCAGTCTTCGTCGCACCCGCGGATCCAGATGCCGTGCTCCGCGGCGAACGCGAGCGGCAGGCTCCCGAGCCAGCGGTCGAGCGACGCCCGGTCGCGACCGGTCACCAGCGCGAGGTCGTTTCGCGGATCGTCGGCGAGCCGGCGGAGGATCCGGATGACCTTTTCCGAAGGGCGGGCCAGCTCCGGCGGAAAGGCGTACGGCACCAGCGTGCCGTCGTAGTCGAGGGCCAGCAGGCGCCGGTTGCTCCGGCGGTAGTGCGAGAGAAAGGCGCGTCGCGCGGAGTCGTTGAAGACTTTGCGGCCCGCCGCCCCGCCGGCCGGTTCGGACGAGACCAGCTCGCCGAGGAAATCCTCCGCCCACCGCGAGAGGTCATAGCGGCGGAGGCGGTCCTGCATCACCGAGTTGCGGCGGATCTGTTCCGCGGGGTCCATCTCGAGCGCGATCTTCAAGGCGTTCGCGGTTTCGTTGCGGTCGTTGGGGTTGATCGTGATCGCCTCCAGCAGCTCCTTCGAGGCCCCGGCCATCTCGCTGATGATCAGGACTCCCGTCTGGTCGCGGCGGCTCGCGATATACTCTTTGGCCACCAGGTTCATCCCGTCGCGGAGCGGGGTTACCAGGGCGACGTCGCTTGCGGCGTACAAAGCCACCAGAGACGGAAAGGAAAGCGCGCGGTACTGGTAGATGATCGGCGCCCAGCCGATCCTTCCGAAGCGACCGTTGATTCGCCCGACGTATTCCTCGATCTGCTTCTTCATCCCCTCGTAGTCTTCGATGCCGATCCGCGAGGGGACCACGATCATGATCAGCGTCGCCTTGCCGTGCCATTCGGGACTGTTCTCGAGCAACGTCTCGAAGGCCTGCAGGCGGTGGATGATCCCCTTGGAATAGTCCTGGCGATCGACGGAGAGAATGATTTTCGATCCGCCCAGCGTGCGCCGTAGCTCTTCCCGCTCCGCGCGGACCTCGGGCTGCCCTGCCGCTTCGTAAAACTTTGCGAAGTCGATTCCCATCGGGAAGGCGCCCACCTTGACGACGCGGCCGCCGACCGAGAGTCTTCCCATCTGATGGTCGAACCCGAGAATGCGCTGGACCGAGCGGAGAAAGTACTCCACGTAGTCGTGCGTATGAAAGCCGATGACATCCGCTCCCAGGAGCCCCTGCAGGATCGCCGTCCGCCAGTTGCCCGGCAAAAGCCGGAAGATCTCCAGCTGGGGAAAAGGGATATGGAGGAAAAAGCCGAGCCGGACGTAAGGGGCGGCTTTCCGCAGGAGGTGAGGCAAGAGCATCAGGTGGTAGTCGTGGATCCAGACGATATCCCCCGGGCGGACCGTCTGGAGCAAGACCTCGGCGAAAGACTCATTGACCGCCTGGTAGCGCGGCCAGTAGCCGGGATCGTAGGCGGCAAACTGCGGGAAGTAGTGGAACAGCGGCCAGATGGTCTTGTTGCAGAACCCCTGATAGAAATCCTCGATCTCGCGTTCGGAGAGAAATACGGGATAGGCGCGGAACTCGGCCAGGGCCCGCGCGCTCACCTGCTGGCGCAACGGCTCCTCGATGGTGCAGCCCGGCCAGCCCACCCAGAGGTAATCGAGCTTCGAGGAGCCCGGAGTCTTTACGGAATGGAGAAAGGACTTGAGCCCGGTGGCGACCCCTCCGACGCTGTCCTTGAACTCGATCGCGCCGTCGTTCTGAACGACGGTGAAGGGCAGGCGGTTGGAAACGACAACGATTCTTCGCGCTTCTTGAGCTTCGCCAGGCATAGGGTTTTCCGGACAGCCGTCCCGGCAAGACGAGGCACCCGAAAGAATCAACATAGTCAAGAGTTCGCCGCCAGGCAACAGGACATTGCCCAAGGCAGCGGCGAACGTGGAGTTCGGCGGGTTTCCCGGTCTGGATGGGGTATGGAGCGCGGAAGGAGGGAAAGCCGAGGGCTCGCCGGGAGCCCTCGGCCGGGGAAGATCAGTACTCCTGCTGTCTTCGCAGCCGCTCGATCTCCTGGCGGTTGCGGTTGATCTCGGCCTGGTTGCGCTGGATCTGCTGTTGCTGCTGATAGTTGGTTATCTCATGTCCCTGAAGCTGGTCGCCGATCAAGGCGCCTGCCCCGAGACCAAGGCCGCCGCCGATTGCGGCTCCCGCTCCAGGGTGGCCGACTGCGGCACCCACGAGACCGCCGGCCAAGGCGCCACCCAACGCCCCTATTCCGGCTCCTTTTTCTCGGGTCGTAAGGGGACCGCCAGCGCAGCCTGCCGCGAGAAGGGCCGCGGCCAGCAGCCCCGCCGAGGCCATTTTCGACAGTTTTTCAGCGGTTTTCATCGATTCCTTCCTTTCTGTGATTCGCGGTGTCGGATTCCGTCAAGGCACGGAGCAACAGCGGTGCCATGAGCAAAACCCGCTCAAACACAGCTACTTGCGCACATCCTGAGATCCGCGGGCCGGGAGAAATTGACGTGATCGGGAAGAAAATACGCGCCGGAGCGCAGGTCTCAGCGCACACTTCGAAGCGCCCGGATGCGCTCGGAGGTTGCGGGATGGGTGGAGAGGATCCCACCCCCGGTATCGCCGTCCAGCTCCATCAGCCACGCGAGCGTATCGACCATAACCTCCTTCGGATGTCCCGCGCGCCGCAGGATTTCGATCGCATGGCGGTCGGCCTCGTATTCCTGAGGCCGGCTGTAGCTTCGAGTGATGAGCGCGCCGGCGAGAGGTGCCACGGCGCCGCTGCCGGGAAAGAGCTGCTCGAGAAGCAGCATGCCGAGCCCCACGCCCGTTCCGATCATCTGTGTCCTGGCGGCATGTCCGAGATCGTCATGAGCGATCTCGTGCGCGAGCACGCCGCGCAGGTGATCGTCGGAAGCCCTCTGGAGAAGGCCGGTGGTCACGACGAAGCGGCCGTTTCCGGCGCTTCCGGCGTTGATCGACGGATCGTTGACGATCTGTACCCGGACGGCGTCGAGCGCGACGGGATGGTCCGCAGCCTGGAGGAGCGGGATCATGATGCGCCTGAGCCTTTCGGCTTGCGAGCGCGGCGCAGCGTAGCGTTGCCTCGACGGGTAGGACGATTCCCGAAAAGCGCGCGGCGCCGGCTCCCTGGCCGCGCCGCGCACGGGCAGGCTCAAAGAAGCGGCGGCCAGCAGCGCTGCGGCAGCCATGCGCATCCGCACCATGGTATAGGGTCTCCCATGGCCACTCGCGCTTTTTAGTAGAAGATCGAGCCTCGCTCGATCTGGTTCCTGCGAGCCTCGTACTCCCTGCGGCCGATGCGCTCGTTACGGTAGTCCTCCTCGAGCCGATCCATCTGCCGCTTTGCGTTGATCTCGTAGCCGGCGCCCGTCGCCAGGGCCCCGGTCGCCGCTCCGGCGACGAACTCGCACCCGGCCAGCCCCAGTGTCGCTGACATCAGCACGGCCATCAAGGTTTTCATCGTCTCCTCCTCTTCGGCGCTGAGCTTCGCGCTCCGCTATTTTTTCCATCCTTTTCCAGGGCGCCCCTCTTTGAGGGCTTTCGTCTTGGGCCCTTTCGCTCGTTCCCGCTCTTCAAACCGCTGCTCGTGGAGATCGTGGCGCTCGTCGGCTCGCACCCACCCGCGCTCGGGATCGGCGGACCACTGGCTGTTGGTGTTCTCCAGCGCTTTGCCGCTCATCTTTGAGCCCGCGCGATGCCGCTGCGCGAGCTGCCCGCGCGGCTCGGCGGCGGCGTGGCTGCCTGAAGCGCAAAGCGCCAGCACGCTCAAGAGAACCATGATCGAGAGGCGTCTTCGACTGTCCATTTTTTCCACTCCTTTGGACGTTGTGGCCGCCGGATCGTTACTGCTCCCGGTCGGCTGTGGCTTGCGAGCCGGCAACAGCGCAAGCGCTGTGCCAGCCGGAGAACCACGAAACATCGGGAAGTTACGGCGGTGGAGCGAAAAAAAGGAGCGGGAAAAAGTAAGGACGCGGGGAGAAATTACTCGGCGCGATAGAGAGCGAGCTTGGCGTTCAGAGTCTTCGGGGTAATTCCCAGGAGACGGGCCGCCTGGGTCTTGTTGCCCGCGGTCGCCGCCAGCGCGCGCTCGATCGCCTGGCGCTCGGCTTCGGCAAGCGACAACGGCTCGCTTTCGGGTTCCTCGCTGAGGACCGGGCTCAGGCAGAACTGCCGGACATCTTCG is a genomic window of Candidatus Zixiibacteriota bacterium containing:
- a CDS encoding isochorismatase family protein produces the protein MAIWDDILTPRDKEVFALSGYGRKAGFGQRPAILVIDVNYNFVGDKPEPILDSIRRFRNSCGAEGWESVHRIRELLAEARKKRVPTFYTTGHDDPLNSVAFGGWQAKSSRASEDMSATWEKGNRIVEEIAPQKGDIVVRKQKPSAFFGTPLMSMLTAIHADSVLVTSTTTSGCVRASVIDAFSYNLKVSVVEECVFDRGQASHKINLFDMAMKYADVIPLSEAIDYLRRLPDNLYAPAL
- a CDS encoding bifunctional alpha,alpha-trehalose-phosphate synthase (UDP-forming)/trehalose-phosphatase translates to MPGEAQEARRIVVVSNRLPFTVVQNDGAIEFKDSVGGVATGLKSFLHSVKTPGSSKLDYLWVGWPGCTIEEPLRQQVSARALAEFRAYPVFLSEREIEDFYQGFCNKTIWPLFHYFPQFAAYDPGYWPRYQAVNESFAEVLLQTVRPGDIVWIHDYHLMLLPHLLRKAAPYVRLGFFLHIPFPQLEIFRLLPGNWRTAILQGLLGADVIGFHTHDYVEYFLRSVQRILGFDHQMGRLSVGGRVVKVGAFPMGIDFAKFYEAAGQPEVRAEREELRRTLGGSKIILSVDRQDYSKGIIHRLQAFETLLENSPEWHGKATLIMIVVPSRIGIEDYEGMKKQIEEYVGRINGRFGRIGWAPIIYQYRALSFPSLVALYAASDVALVTPLRDGMNLVAKEYIASRRDQTGVLIISEMAGASKELLEAITINPNDRNETANALKIALEMDPAEQIRRNSVMQDRLRRYDLSRWAEDFLGELVSSEPAGGAAGRKVFNDSARRAFLSHYRRSNRRLLALDYDGTLVPYAFPPELARPSEKVIRILRRLADDPRNDLALVTGRDRASLDRWLGSLPLAFAAEHGIWIRGCDEDWTMIKQLDAEWKARIIPTLQMYADRVPGAMVEEKEYSLAWHYRNADPEQGTAVARELADYLLAFTANIDVQVLRGRKVIEIRNTGVHKGTALAHWLAKKAYDFVLAIGDDVTDEDMFAALPEGAYTFRIGSSRTLARFTLPGCAEALELLAELAEGSEG
- a CDS encoding M48 family metallopeptidase, with product MVRMRMAAAALLAAASLSLPVRGAAREPAPRAFRESSYPSRQRYAAPRSQAERLRRIMIPLLQAADHPVALDAVRVQIVNDPSINAGSAGNGRFVVTTGLLQRASDDHLRGVLAHEIAHDDLGHAARTQMIGTGVGLGMLLLEQLFPGSGAVAPLAGALITRSYSRPQEYEADRHAIEILRRAGHPKEVMVDTLAWLMELDGDTGGGILSTHPATSERIRALRSVR
- a CDS encoding methyltransferase domain-containing protein produces the protein MHRFSLRLALRAFVLLGLAGCSAIATWTDGEVPFVPTPPHVIDRMLELARVGPGDVVYDVGSGDGAIVIRAAKKYGVRAVGIEIDPELAEKARANARREKVEDLVEFRVGDALEADLSGATVVTLYMLPEFNARLRPRLERQLKPGARVVSHDYEIQGWAADRVETVSGTFLHDHTLLLFEIGSPGESPPR
- a CDS encoding amidohydrolase family protein, producing MRFIDADGHLEESPATFSDDYLDPAFRDRRPKVINVDGMIYWMLEEQLFPRRLGPGCHNLGTPASFEGKPSPHARKKADTLASMELSDVGERLRAMDEEGISVQVIYPTLFLAYPLTRNVGLMNALCSAYNRFLGDRLGRHDRLKWAAVVNLDDAHAAARETARAKELGAAAVMVLGTAGERMLDDPGLLPFYEAVAAADLALAVHVGWACPPLSNLFTHIYPSSVNAFLFPVLMGYSALISGGILDRFPSLRVAFLEAGSQWIHFMTERLEHRFRHSGGYLAAILKETVPKAKLSPTEYLRQGNLYFAAEAEDALLPQVIELVGDTQVVFGSDMPHGDRERFAGRLLAGRPDIPDSAKKKMLEENALRLYGLGAS
- a CDS encoding glycine zipper domain-containing protein; translation: MKTAEKLSKMASAGLLAAALLAAGCAGGPLTTREKGAGIGALGGALAGGLVGAAVGHPGAGAAIGGGLGLGAGALIGDQLQGHEITNYQQQQQIQRNQAEINRNRQEIERLRRQQEY